In the bacterium genome, CGTCGCACTTGACCTTGATGACCTGGCCGCTGCCGAGCTTCTCCAGCGCCTTCTTGGTGAGCACCAGCGGGTACGGGCAGACCCGGCCCAGCACGTCCAGCGTCGAGTTCTCCTGACCCTTCATCGCC is a window encoding:
- a CDS encoding sulfurtransferase TusA family protein produces the protein MAMKGQENSTLDVLGRVCPYPLVLTKKALEKLGSGQVIKVKCDAPASAEESIPKFCEKQGYTCEVEKVGDGAWDIYIKKA